The Leifsonia williamsii genome includes a region encoding these proteins:
- the argJ gene encoding bifunctional glutamate N-acetyltransferase/amino-acid acetyltransferase ArgJ codes for MSVTAASGFEAAGVAAGLKSSGKRDLALVRNTGPLNAAATVFTTNRCKANPVLWSEQVIGDGVVSAIVLNSGGANCYTGARGFQTTHATAEAVAEKLGVSAGDVLVCSTGLIGEQLDLAKLTAGVEEAAGALSADAGLHAAEAIMTTDTRPKEAVRRDPSGWTVGGMAKGAGMLAPGLATMLVVLTTDAVLDAETLDAALRAATRVTFDRLDSDGCMSTNDTVALLASGASGVAPDDAAFRLALTDVCRELAEQLQADAEGASHDIAIEVVNARSEEDAVVVGRAVSRSNLFKAAIFGNDPNWGRVLAAVGTTDAAFDPYGIDVAINGVQVCTKGEPDQPRDLVDLTPRAVHILIDLHAGDETATILTNDLTHDYVHENSAYAS; via the coding sequence GTGAGTGTGACCGCAGCATCCGGGTTCGAGGCGGCGGGCGTCGCCGCGGGCCTCAAGTCGAGCGGCAAGCGCGACCTCGCGCTGGTGCGCAACACCGGCCCGCTGAACGCGGCGGCGACCGTCTTCACCACCAACCGCTGCAAGGCGAACCCGGTGCTGTGGAGCGAGCAGGTGATCGGCGACGGCGTCGTCTCGGCGATCGTGCTCAACTCCGGCGGCGCCAACTGCTACACGGGCGCCCGGGGCTTCCAGACCACGCACGCGACAGCGGAGGCGGTGGCCGAGAAGCTCGGCGTCTCCGCCGGCGACGTGCTGGTGTGCTCCACGGGACTGATCGGCGAACAGCTCGACCTGGCCAAGCTGACCGCGGGCGTCGAGGAGGCCGCGGGCGCGCTGTCCGCCGACGCGGGCCTCCACGCGGCCGAGGCCATCATGACGACCGACACCCGGCCCAAGGAGGCCGTGCGCCGCGACCCGTCCGGCTGGACCGTCGGCGGCATGGCGAAGGGCGCCGGGATGCTGGCGCCGGGTCTCGCGACGATGCTGGTCGTCCTCACGACCGACGCGGTGCTCGACGCGGAGACGCTGGATGCGGCCCTCCGCGCCGCCACCCGGGTCACCTTCGACCGGCTCGACTCGGACGGCTGCATGTCGACCAACGACACCGTCGCGCTCCTCGCCTCGGGGGCGAGCGGGGTCGCGCCCGACGACGCCGCGTTCCGCCTCGCCCTCACCGACGTGTGCCGCGAGCTCGCCGAGCAGCTGCAGGCCGACGCCGAGGGCGCCTCCCACGACATCGCGATCGAGGTCGTGAACGCCCGCAGCGAGGAGGACGCGGTCGTGGTCGGCCGTGCGGTCTCGCGCAGCAACCTGTTCAAGGCCGCGATCTTCGGCAACGACCCCAACTGGGGCCGCGTGCTCGCCGCCGTCGGCACCACCGACGCCGCGTTCGACCCGTACGGCATCGACGTCGCGATCAACGGCGTGCAGGTGTGCACGAAGGGGGAGCCGGACCAGCCGCGCGACCTGGTCGACCTCACCCCGCGCGCGGTGCACATCCTGATCGACCTGCACGCGGGCGACGAGACGGCGACCATCCTCACCAACGACCTGACCCACGACTACGTGCACGAGAACAGTGCGTACGCCAGCTGA
- the argB gene encoding acetylglutamate kinase, which translates to MTDAMQTEDADRADRRLAAEKAATLIESLPWLQTFHDRIIVVKFGGNAMVSEELQRSFAEDMVYLRYAGIHPVVVHGGGPQISAMLDRLGIASEFRGGYRVTTPEAMDIVRMVLTGQINRDIVGNINKHGPLAAGLSGEDAGLFQGRRRGAVVDGEEVDLGLVGDVVGVSPEAVLAQIAAGRIPVVSSIAPDIDDPGQALNVNADAAAAALAVALGAAKLVILTDVAGLYSDWPNRESLLSKIDAGELRALLPSLESGMIPKMAACLAAVDGGVEKAAIIDGRVPHSILLEVFTQSGIGTEVVPS; encoded by the coding sequence ATGACCGACGCCATGCAGACCGAAGACGCCGACCGGGCCGACAGGCGGCTCGCCGCCGAGAAGGCGGCCACCCTCATCGAGTCGCTGCCCTGGCTGCAGACCTTCCACGACCGCATCATCGTCGTGAAGTTCGGCGGCAACGCCATGGTCAGCGAGGAGCTGCAGCGCAGCTTCGCGGAGGACATGGTGTACCTGCGCTACGCGGGCATCCACCCCGTCGTCGTGCACGGCGGCGGGCCGCAGATCTCGGCCATGCTCGACCGGCTCGGCATCGCCTCCGAGTTCCGCGGCGGCTACCGGGTGACGACGCCGGAGGCGATGGACATCGTCCGCATGGTGCTCACCGGCCAGATCAACCGCGACATCGTCGGCAACATCAACAAGCACGGCCCGCTCGCCGCAGGCCTCTCCGGCGAGGACGCCGGCCTGTTCCAGGGCCGTCGCCGCGGTGCGGTGGTGGACGGCGAGGAGGTCGACCTCGGCCTCGTCGGCGATGTCGTCGGCGTCAGCCCGGAGGCGGTGCTCGCGCAGATCGCCGCGGGCCGCATCCCCGTGGTCTCCTCGATCGCCCCGGACATCGACGACCCCGGCCAGGCGCTCAACGTCAACGCCGACGCGGCCGCCGCCGCCCTCGCCGTCGCGCTCGGCGCGGCCAAGCTGGTCATCCTCACCGACGTCGCCGGACTCTACAGCGACTGGCCGAACCGCGAGTCGCTGCTGTCGAAGATCGACGCGGGCGAGCTGCGCGCACTGCTGCCGTCGCTCGAGTCGGGCATGATCCCGAAGATGGCGGCCTGCCTGGCCGCGGTCGACGGCGGGGTGGAGAAGGCGGCGATCATCGACGGACGCGTGCCGCACTCCATCCTCCTCGAGGTGTTCACGCAGTCCGGGATCGGAACGGAGGTGGTGCCCTCGTGA